The genomic stretch ATCTTTTATCAATCTCTTTACAGGTGAGACTAAGTTTATGAAGGTTGGTTCATCTCCTAGTTTTATTAAATCGAAAGACACAGTTGATGTTGTAAATGGCAGAAGCTTACCTGTGGGAATCCTGCAGGATATTCAATGTTCAATCGAAAGAAAGGCGTTAAAGCAAGGAGATATTATACTGATGGTATCCGATGGGATACTAGATTCAATTCGTCATGTAAATGATAAAGAGGACTGGTTAAAAAGAATTTTGGCACAGATTTCTTGTAAAGACCCACAAGAAATTGCAGATACCATCGTAGAGAAAGTAATGAGACATAATAATAATGAGGTTGTAGACGATACCACAGTGCTTGTTGCCAGAATTAAGCATTATCAATGTGATTGGAGCTCTATACAGGTGCCTGGGGTGGAGAAGTTCACCACGAGCATGTCTGCGTAAGTCTACTTCGTGTAAGTTATTAAAATAGTGGCAACTCTATGAAACTATTAAAAATGTATAGAAATAGTAAAACTGGACATAATGGGATACCAAAGGACGATGGAGGTGTCTCATATGGCAGAATTAAAGCAGGTTTTATTAATAACAGATGGATGTTCAAACGTTGGAGCTGATCCAGTAGAAGTCGCTCGCGATTTAGCTCGTCAAGGCATTACGGTCAATGTAATAGGAATCATAGATTATGGCATGATTGGTGAGAAGGGAATCGCGGAAGTACAATCCATAGCACAAGCGGGCGGTGGAATTTGTGAAGTAGTAAAAAGCCAAGACTTGAGCTATACAGTACAAGCGGTAACACAGCAAGCGATGACTATGACAATTGAACATGTTGTCAATCGTCAGTTAAACCAAATGCTAGGCAGCAATCGTGGACTTCAAGCTTTATCACCAGAAGGGCGCGGCGAAGTAGTGGAATGGATGGAAGATTTAAGCGAACAAACCCCGTTAAAGATTAT from Desulfuribacillus stibiiarsenatis encodes the following:
- a CDS encoding VWA domain-containing protein, encoding MAELKQVLLITDGCSNVGADPVEVARDLARQGITVNVIGIIDYGMIGEKGIAEVQSIAQAGGGICEVVKSQDLSYTVQAVTQQAMTMTIEHVVNRQLNQMLGSNRGLQALSPEGRGEVVEWMEDLSEQTPLKIILLIDVSASMKQKMKNVEEAIYNLSLSLQARSGPSEIAVLAFPGNVQDPTRTISTFTREPGLVVELCSTLQAQGATPTGPALMEVQEIFGTSHRGELADYVM